The window CCAGAAGATCTTTTATAAAAATCTACACGAaagctttacttcttctttcccaTAATAGCTTAGACCAACTTTAACATTACAAACATGCACTCaaacaagggaaaaagaactctgTCCAGGAGCATGGCCAATGCCATCACTCCCATgactctatctctctcctccccctttggaAAGAAATCTCTGCCCCTTGtttgggggaggagagagataaacacaggATGCATTGGCATAGGCCACACTCCCAGACAACCATTTCCTATAAAACATTTAGGGGGTAAGTGACACATTTCAGGTATATTGAAACAAGTCAGAAGTTCCAGAACACAAACTAGATCAAATGAAAGTGCTAGCATAATCTTTATTCTTTCATATGGGGAAATATACGCAAATCAGAAAGTTTCACCATGGAGAAACTAGAAAGAACATTCATTTGCTGAGATAATGATGTATAGTTGGATTGCCTAGGCAACTTGGGTAAGTATATTCCAAGAGGAAAAAAACGGCTACTCTAAgtaataaaatccaaaaaacaatTTGGAGCATACTCAAAAATAGCATCTACAGCATTTGGTCTTGcacttaaacccaaaaccctcaaGATCTTTTGACCTTCCACAcatttcaaattaaaatatatatatatatatatatatagcaagtAGCAAGTCAGAGTAGATTATTACCAGTGAATTCTAAATAGAGAATCTGAAAAGATAAGCCTTATGTCTTCCAGGATAGTTACACAGAAAATTGTCCATAAAATGAAAAGATctatttaccaaaaagaaaagacaaaaccTGAAGGCCTAAGACTTTCATGTGCAAGCACGTAAGGAGACTTGTGCGTATCAAGGGAACTGaatggttttgaattgggatcTGATTCGGATGGTCAAGAGTTAAATGTGTTATGGAGAGTCCTCCATGAGGCACAGGAAAGTTGCTCCACAACAATCATACCAATATGTTATCCTTAATAACCAGAAACCTCATCAAGATAGACACTTGATTTCATACGTTTGAAGACCATACTATTGCTTCATCTTTGgttggggttgggttggggggggggggggaactaaATATAAAAACAAGGGCAAGATCCTTTTTTATTCCTGAAAACCTTGTGGCTTTCAAAACAATACCCCCTTCAACGTAAAATGTACTgtaactggaaaaaaaaataaatagcaCAATGATCACCTTATCATAAACTCAGGCAAGGACAAAACAAATATAGTTGGGGAAATCAACTATTATGAGGCAAAGCCATAAAATAAGTACCTGAAAATGCACATTATGCTGTGGCACAACATTAGTGTGATACCCtgctttctaaacccggtctaattacccgtattgacttggtttgatcatataggggctgaaccgaAGAGAACCGACacggtaccatatggaatatggtagcaagggtgaccttgaactcaggttggcctaACATGaccgagcgggtaccaagtgtaatacgtgcacccaagccttgcacttgcatgcaccacgaggccatgtacaaaaaataaaggtaagtacttgtatttgtgggtgccaacgtaatctaatattatgtgggagtttattcccattgaagcccacctgagatataccaacctgagatatacccatcTGAGATTTAACCCACTtgagatatatccacctgagataAACCCACTgaagatatacccacctgagttttagcccacctgagataacCCACctaagatttagaagatattttgggggcccaggtataaaagggaAGACATTagttgtcttttccctcattaatgttggttggtgggagagtaaagaagagagagaaagaagaagacaggaaaagaggaagaagaagaaagaagaaggggaagttgactGTAAAGCTTCACTGGAGCTAGGTCTTGGTATTTCGAGCCCGGGTTTATGATCAGCTCGCCgaggtcttcgatttgaggtaggtattgcacacattttaaagattcttaggaaaaccccatccttaaaccctctttttgatttttggaaaagaacccacttggatcttccaaatcctacttggataatcaaatctaaggtctaatggaatgtgtgtataatgattttgaaggatttggaaggaatGTGAgcgaagatctagagtatttggaggttcttgagcaaaagaagtgaaatttggggtatcattggtgttcttgaagaagaggtaaaatcttcattttcttttgatttgatcttaaatctaggttgagggtacatgattggaccttagataagtgatttgagtcgctggatcatccccaaacaagttccctaagccgGAGGAGAGTCGGGAATGATGTTGGAAAGATTTCGTTCAAAGATTGGGGagtatttttaccccacctgtctgctggttttagcccacctgagttctcAAAACTTAGTTTTTACATTTTGGAATAACCGGCGGGCTACTTAGCCCACtggtcttctggttttagcccacctgagttccaaAACTCAACTTTCAGGTTCTGGAGTAACCGGCGGGCTGAAACCGGTGGGCTACTTAGCCCACTTGAGTTTCCAGAACTTAGTTTTCAGGATCTGGAGTAACCGacgggctacatagcccaccggtctttggctctagcccacctgtctttctaGAAATTCccagaattggtccaaatttgatgggtaacccccattaatgattctaaacccgattttagtgttcaaacatgatgattttgatcccaaaatagtgaaatgataaaccattatgtttataatAGGTTACACACAATATACGCGTACCCACATGTCGGATCTTTTTCGTACcgggtacaagcaccgtgtacatatacaagtggGAGTGGACTCttatttaatttcagaatgttatgcatcatttaacatatgttagtctagccatgtcatcatgtcacttgtgtgtagactagacatcatatatgccatatcacgcatttgaATATGCATTTACATGATATATTATGCTTTGTGTTGTGATGGAATATTCATTATaacttgatgtatgtgatggaggaatttcatttgaacatgatatgcatgctagattctAGATGCCGTAgacggcttagaaacgagtgcatgatggcatgtggtatgggacgcgacgCCATTGTGTAATCgcactatgctcatgtagaagcatatggctaggatgtgatttaccccttgtgctatgacccttcctaacaggggtttacgtgttgagGGATCATTTGGGGGAAACATCGGGTTACGGTTGTCGAACTCCTGCaacggttagaagtacgcacaGTTGGTCGCTAGGATAGTCAGTAACcccggtgatatattcagagggccgatcgtactgcttttatttcgggtggagtcacccatttactttctgtcatttaaatttgttgGGAGTCGGTTTGCATTTTAAATTCCGGTActaacggtgggccttcttcgacaaccctatgggtgtatcgcgggataggattcgcggctcgtacctggggcatatgcacactgtggttgtgagtagcacaaaacctatgacctagtaatgtttttaggttaatagggttaaaatgaattacatatagatgcatttgtttggtgattgtttgtgtggttttcctttccacttactgggccagtgagctcatcccacgtgcacaactctttttatgtgattttgcaggttatccGCCTGGTGAACAGGAGCCaggccccactgtggagtttccatcCAACGACTGGTGGGCCCTTGATGAGTTCGAGCATGGTGCCGATTGCACGTGCAAGGATTGTGCTGCATGACAGCTGTGACTTCTGAGTAATTCTTTTTTATACTtctgatgtactccctttttgttacttgatgcttaaattgttgtatttttgtatatatatcatgccttcggacccaaatgtatgtaactttaataactcaatttggatatcaagtatttaaaaaaaaattatagatataattataaacaggtcttccgctgaaaatacaggtcttatcttagAATAGTAGATGTATGCTGTATCGTAAtcactgcattgttgatcctggcaggtttgtgagttaaccggtgttaactcggtcaccggctcGGTTTTGTGCGGTCAGGGTGTGACAATTAGTCTTTTCTAATATGACAACTGGCCTGTCCGCAATATCTAAGTGGGAAGACTTGACCTGCATTACACCTTAACCGTAATTAAAAAGGACACAACAGTTATCCAATGTTCAGATGAGAGATGAAGGCAGGCAAAATaacgggtgacaaaatgtgaagaaaagaaaactcagcaggctaagaatttttttttttttttaagaaatagaGATCTTGAGTACTGCAGAAGCTTtggcttttccttttccttcattAGGAAATACTTTCATGAATGCTAAGTTCTCAACTCAAAATCATGTAGAGCCAATAGATTAATAGAACCTCCAACACAACATCACTGCCTGCATTCTCCACCTACAAAACAGAGAACCTTAACAAATGCAAATGTTGAAAAGCATGTactcatttgattttaaaaaataataacaataaaattcaCATACAAAGGCACAATTAACACCAAAAATCAGGATCCATTTCAGTCAATCAAAATCATGAAGAACTAAATATTTCGTTAAGGCAATGTTTAAGCACCTTTAGCGTTGAGGTGATGTGCACAATTTGAGAAGTTAAGTCAATATGCAAAAAATGACTTAACATGGTCAACAGCATATGGATGGTCAACACTaaggaaaaatatataaaatatttgcAAAATTTCCACatagctttttatttatttatttttttgtggtggggggggggggggagaacaaGTATTCACTGGCAATTATCTGGGGCTCCCTAATTCAACTGGAAACATTGGAATGCACATTATAATGTCCTCACAGAAGGGTATTTTACAGGGAGCAACCCTAAAACCAACTCTTTCATTGTTTATATAGAATATATCTACTCTAGAAGCCTTTCGAGATGACAGATGATTTCTCTTTGCAGTACAGTCATTTGGTTCTTTTAGGCTCAACATCTGACATCAACTATGTCTGTTGTTGTTTATGATGGAACTAAAAAGTGACGGCAaataatttctatttcaaattttgtttctatagtcctatacttttttttttttggtagaactctAGTCCTATGCCTTACAAACTAGAAAGTGGTTGATTTCCCAACTTCTCAACAAAACTGAGCTAGTGAACTCCACAAGTTTTGACTCACTCTTCAGTTGTAGTATTTAGGTCGCTTAAACTGATGACACAATCATATACATTATTAACATCTTATAGAGTTCCACAGAAGAATTCTTTGTTTTTCTGCactttttccattttcatgCTAAATAATCTTCCACCATCTGAACATATTTCCATGGATCTTTTCATTTCAAATGACCGGAAATCCCCTAAAAGCAGAATTGCCAAGCTTCCTAGACTATAGAAGAGAAACCTCAACTTCCAGGTATTTTAATTCAAAATATTGTGCATGAAATTAAGTTTTAGACCGCATATCAGCCACAGTCGGAATACCCAGCTTATTTTCCTTCCAGATAATGTTCAGACATGACTCTATCCAAATAACATGTCCTCTAGCAGACACTAGCTCTGAAAGGCTGAAAATCGGCTACGTGTTAAGAAGGAGATCAAGGAAAAGAAGCCAATGCCTTAAGACACGGAACTCTACAGAGCAGAAGAATGGTCGCCATTAGTCGTTAATGGAGAGGGAAGCAGAGAGATGGATCAAAGAATAACTTACCCGTCGATCAACCTTCGCGAAGAACAAGTCGGAAAGCACAGGTGTAGAGACCATGGCTACCACAAAGAGGAAGAAACTGATGCCAAACCCCATCCTTACCCTCCCGTACCTTCTCGCCGCAGTTTGATCGTGTGCCTTCGCCTCGGAGCTGATACCAGTtcacctccctctctctctcttaattaatttttcttcattttacttCCACCCAGATgcccttttaatttttttcccccccttcaATCTAGCACATGatttaaaaaagggaaaattgaaTCAAGATAGGTGATCTTTTAAATATATTGACATTgataccaaaaaacaaaaaaaaaaagaatatattgaCATTAGATGTGTGTCCATCAAATCatatttgccaaaaaaaaaaacatatttaataaaattaaataaattactTACAAATTAACTATATTtacttataattttattttgaaaaaaaaaaaatgctatatCTTAATGCATTCTTCGCCGACAAACATGAGAAAGTAGAACAAAGCTGCGAAAAGATGCCCATGCCTCGGCTCTACTTCCCAATTGAGAGACTTGGCACTCAGAATATGAATTGCTTTTCATTCtacccaggaaaaaaaaaattgatgaattgCTTTTCAGGGCATCATGTTTTACAAAAAGATTCAGTAATGATCCCATTAACACATAAAATCTCTAATTTGCAGGAACTATGGCTTTATAGCAGACCATGCCATACAAAACGTCATGTACCTTTCTGGGGGCAAAGTGGATACTTTAGAAAATGAGAACTCAGGTGACATGGGTGACTATCAGTTGGTATTCTATCTTATATTGCCCAATGCCAATAGATTCTTACAGAAGGGGAGGTTCGGCCTGTATCGACGTTTACAGTGATTACCTGCTGCATCTCCCTGGTTAACACCCACAACCAAGAGGATGATTTACAGGAATTTGTTCATCTATTTTGTCCCTAAATGGCCAAATCAAAGTCAAATATACACAAAAATGTTTCCAATTAAGACCAGCCTCTGCATTATAAGCCACAGATTGGAAATTTAATGGCAGTCCCACCGAGATTACCCATCAGACCCATTTCCCATGATCACTAGCTCATGCCCAACTATCCTCGTGCCACAAATTTAATTCCCTAACAAATTGAACTGTTTGAGTTGTTAGATGCCATCCAATATGAAAGTTTTCACCACCAATCCTGCACAAGCAGAAATTTTAGGACAGGATAAAGTATAACAAGTTATTAACAATCTGGTGGCTTGTAGTGATACTTTTgtttagaaagaaagaaaagggcaagggggggggggagagaaaaatATAACACCTGATACAGCAGAcccaacaaaagaaataaatgatACAGACAGCAAACTAGAAATCTAGATAGGGAAATAGAAAACAAACTCAATGGTGGAACTATGTTATTTCATcgaaaaaatttcactatgcaACTTCCTCTTCTCTTACAAAAAGAACAGATAGGCAAGTAGGAAGTCAAATTTGACAATGCCCTTCCATAACCGGATTACCCATCACGTGCTAGGATGATTTTGGTGATACAAGTTGAAGAAGCTCCACATTCAGTTCAAAGGTAGCTCCTGGCTGCAAAATAGACATGCAGCTAGATATAGAAAGAATGGATTCTATtccttttgaaaaaaatgtttcttccTATTATTTGGACTCAAAACTATGCATGTATCTATATGAAATACAGAGTGACAGATGGAAGAACATGAATAAAACAAGTGAGTAAGCATGTATTCTAAAACGAACTAGAGGCTCCCATATTAGaaaatgggagagggttctctcaGCAAGCGGCATAGAGGAGTGCACCAATGAGGTGTGATGGTATGGTTTTGTGCATAGGAGGGTAGCGAAGTTATTTCACGGGAGGAGTGAGGGAGCTGGTGTATCCTCCCCTGGcagctcagagaaccttttcccttacAAAATTCATGGTTGGACCATGTTCTTGGTTAGTTCATAAATTATGGCCAGTGAGGAGAGTCCATAAATTTGCGACATTGATCACATGCAGACTCCCAACACTCCAATTCATGATTGCAGTGGGACGGATTCACTCTTTGATCATGATATGCCCCTTAATATTTCTCCATGAAAAACCAACCTAGCATAAAGAAAGATCCTGGGTGAACCCATTACTCTTTGATCATGACTTGGCAGACCACTGCAGGGCATTAATTGGTGGTAACTTCATCAACccacttcttttcttccttttctttttccccctcccCAGTTAAGTATGGATCCAGAATGAAGCATTTACCGGAATTTCGTTCATTCCCTTCTGGCCATAGCCAGCTTCTGGAGGCACAATGACAGTCCTCTGCACAATGAGACAGAATGTTTAAGATGCACCAAATTGCAAAGTCAACCAGAATAGAGATGTAAAAATGTGAGGAAAATTAGAGGAGTTGATTGCTTAGCTTGAAAGAAATATAAAAGGAAGCTTTCTCACCTTCCCTCCTACTTTCATTCCTTCAGTTATTGAGTACATAGCTGGTGGGGGTTTCGGTGCAGCCTGGGCAGAAAACAAGCCATTTGGGTTGTCCACAAATTCACGCTTCCGTTCTTTGCCTGGAGGAGCACCGACCTTGAACTCATATGGCTACTTAAGAAAGGAGGAATTGCATGTTGGTAACttaattttttgaattattgCATGGATAAATCTGGTGCATTCAATAAGATGTGAATACCAAATAGAAGCAGTTCAGACCTGAGGCAGGTGCAGGACAAAACAGTTGTCATATTTCCAGCTAAAAggatttcaaaaatattttaaactaAAACATTTATCTTGTCTCCTCATATGTATCTCATAGTAATTGAGTTAATTGACATGGGGATCTCTTATGTGACCAATCTTTGCACAGACTAGATGACAAATAAGCTCACTCTTTCTTCTGGCTCTTGTTGTAGACATACAAGTTAAGGAATTTGCAAATGCTCATTTCACTCTTTAGAACTTcactcaactaagccttttcccaacaTTTTTGTCATTTCTCTCAGGTCAAACTGTAGCACACCATTTCCAGGGGCAGGGGACACCCTAGCATAAGGCCAAATAGGTGTAGTATTAAAATCCTTGCTAAAGGTTTGGCTACGTATTCTACAGTGGTGGCTGCCCTGAATTAACCCTCTTCCTTTGACTGGACTTGGAATCAGAAGTATATTATGGGTGAAGTTCTGATTTCACTCCTTtgcaccctaaaaaaaaaaaaaatcacttaacCCTTGTGCTTCTCCCAAATGTGGCATTCCAGTGAGGACATTTATGTACCAAACTTTCCTGCTTAAATGCACTTTCATGGGCAAAGAAGCTTGAGGTTGCGCTTCACACAACTGCCTATTCATCTGTAAAATGGGACTCTCGGATTTCCAGTTCAATGGACTTGAAAAGAGttgaacagaaaaacaagtAGCCATCTCCACATAGAGTTGAGCCGGGTTGAGTTGATCTACCTATGACCAATCTTCATATAAAGAGGTCCACAAAATGAGTTTACAAGAACTGAAATTCCTAGTTCAAGaatcagaagaaagaagatcCAACCCGACCTCATCcacaaaaaaacaaatattaatACAGTCTAAGAAGGCCATACATCAGTGAAGATCAGAAGCTTTGACTTGAGAGAAGAGCATAGATTCAGTATCACACTCAGAATCATCCGGTTCACAGGATTGACTTCTTCCTCGCattgtttcaattttcaacATACATTTATGATAATTGAGTTCTGGTTCTCAAGTTTGTTTGCAAATTGCAACAACTCTGTTTTGTCAAATCTGTACACTGATTGACAGTGGCAGAGTGTTATCCAAGTTTCCTAACTCAAAGTGTTGGCTATTTTAATTTTGTCTTAATctagtgttttttattttcttcttttttaatggtaagGGTTCTGGAAGAGAATTCTGTTAAGATTTTATATTTCAATCTGTGTTAAGTGGTTGAGATCAACTCAAAGTGAATTACTTAAAAGTTATAACTTGAATAACAAGATAACCTGAACCATCTGGGAAGTGAGAACAAAAGTACATTATCATTCCCAATGATACCAAATCTGCAGAGGGAGAAAATTGAACAGAGTTTCCCAACAAGAAATACTTGTCTTCAAAAATTCCAGGAATTGGAAGAGTACACACTGCACAATACTGGTCTGAGTACAGTACATGTGCATGGACATATATGGGAAGTTGAATTtgagtctgaaatttgacacatggctaTTGAGAGGATCACCTGTCTAACAGTTCAAAACTGCCACATCATCCTACTACATGGTAGAACTAGAAGTCCGGGGAGAAGCCTTCCTAGACAGGACGGCGCAAAGGCATAAATGCCTTCTTGTATGCCTCCTCCCCCCCTCGCCACAAAACAACTACCACCTAGTACATCTTAAGACAAATACATGCATATAAATGTGTGGGCGTGTGCCCGTGTTGTATGTGACTCTGTGTATGTGTGTTCACCTTAAGAGGACAACCCACCCAGGGTGacaccaaaaccgaaaccacaTTTAGAAGTTCCTAGTCAGTGAAAAATGGATGTTCAGCCTTGTTTGCAATATTTAGATTCTTTTCTTGGTTGGCACAATATGAGATCAAaggaaggaggaaaaaaaaaaagaggatctaCCAAGAAGTAATCAAATATATAAGGTCATACACCGGAACCATAGTGTGACAATTTAGTGGTAGAACCAATGTTCTATATAGCATAAAGTAGGGAGTTTCACCTTGGATAAACTTCCTATTTACTAATTGATGTTTGGAAATGATAAATCTATGACACAATAATTCTATTCCCATAGCATTTGGAATGAATTTCACATGCGATTTATGCCAAATCCATAAATAAAGACTGTGGCACATGGGAACTCATTTCAAGGGTAGTCATATAATAGAACCTGCTATCAAGCTATCAACATCCACATGGACATCATTAAGTTATTTGTGTCAATATCTGGTTCTGATATGTGTCTTGAGATTCCAAACTGAAAGTTAACAGCTCTGTAGCACTAGCCCATTATCTCTATAAATCATAgtctttctagaaataaaatGGTTCAAATGCTATGCAAAAGAAACGAATGGAGCTCCAATCCCTTGTGAGTTCTCAGCACCATCGATAATGAAGCTCCAACTTGTGTCATATTGGTTGCAACTCAAACACTGTTTGACTCCAGTTTTCAGCATAAAAACCTAATGTTTTAAatagaacatttttttccttcagttTCTAACATCTAGCTCAGCCTACAAGTTTTCAATACTATACAAAAGCATATCAAAATTTATATAGCTCAAGCACCCAAGCAATTCAGATAAGTTTTTGCGAGTCAAATAAAAGATTGACAACCTGTGCAATTATTCGGTTTCCATCTAAAATTTTAGATTCTCAACTTGAAACTGCTGTAATACCACGATAAATACAATCAAAGTGTACCCAAGCAATTCAGATAAGTTTTTGCAAGTCAAATAAAAGATTGACAACCTGTGCAATTATTCGGTTTCCAGCTAAAATTTTAGACTCTCGACTTGAAACTGCCGTAATACCACGATAAATACAATCAAAGTGTACCTGTAGAGACAAAAATTAAGGAGAAAAATGTAAGATTCACTGAAACATATGAGAACAAGAGATTTTATATTTGTTACTGAGGAAACCTGGACTGTTGATCCTTTCTCAGCAATCGGACCCCTACCCTCAACAAGGTCATAGTACTTCAGTCCATTGGCTGCTTCAAAAGTTCAATTGTTACGAATTCAATAATTGATGATAGAAAATCCATGAACAGTACATGCAATTTGTCTGAATAAAATCAGTTTCTAACTAATTAAATATTATTTGTGGAAATCCAGCCATTTAAGCAAAAATATTTGGGTTTCTATCATGATTAACACT is drawn from Macadamia integrifolia cultivar HAES 741 chromosome 7, SCU_Mint_v3, whole genome shotgun sequence and contains these coding sequences:
- the LOC122083916 gene encoding peptidyl-prolyl cis-trans isomerase FKBP18, chloroplastic isoform X1; protein product: MPTTAMACVQSCEGWAGSILSCLKPTAKPNQNQVRVVLPLPISRRSALLTTLLPLDLIFVSPPSLARERRNRKTIPPEEYMTSAANGLKYYDLVEGRGPIAEKGSTVQVHFDCIYRGITAVSSRESKILAGNRIIAQPYEFKVGAPPGKERKREFVDNPNGLFSAQAAPKPPPAMYSITEGMKVGGKRTVIVPPEAGYGQKGMNEIPPGATFELNVELLQLVSPKSS
- the LOC122083916 gene encoding peptidyl-prolyl cis-trans isomerase FKBP18, chloroplastic isoform X2, which codes for MPTTAMACVQSCEGWAGSILSCLKPTAKPNQNQVRVVLPLPISRRSALLTTLLPLDLIFVSPPSLARERRNRKTIPPEEYMTSANGLKYYDLVEGRGPIAEKGSTVQVHFDCIYRGITAVSSRESKILAGNRIIAQPYEFKVGAPPGKERKREFVDNPNGLFSAQAAPKPPPAMYSITEGMKVGGKRTVIVPPEAGYGQKGMNEIPPGATFELNVELLQLVSPKSS